One region of Catenuloplanes indicus genomic DNA includes:
- a CDS encoding BMP family lipoprotein — MQILAVLAASGLALSACGEAPEENAAGGGDAPAYSTCMVTDTGGIDDKSFNASAWAGLEAAKAEASNISTKFTASNAIADYEPNLTDFAAQKCNLILAVGGLMTDATKKIAAANPGSQFAIVDAAIPDQTNVYPLQFDTAQASYLAGYLAAGYSKSGTVATYGGMNIPPVTIFMDGFVDGVAKYNEVKGKSVKVLGWDKATQKGTFAEDFTSQAKGKAISDTFVGQGADVILPVAGGTGLGTAAAAAESGGKYSVIWVDSDGCEVAAQYCSAFLSTVVKSVSGGVKDAALKGSKGEKLDAAVGYKGTLENGGVALGAYHEFDSKVPAELKTEIEQLKADIIAGTIKVESAAAPK; from the coding sequence ATTCAGATTCTTGCGGTGCTGGCGGCCTCCGGGCTCGCCCTCTCCGCGTGTGGCGAGGCTCCGGAGGAGAACGCCGCCGGCGGCGGCGACGCCCCCGCCTACAGCACCTGCATGGTCACCGACACCGGTGGCATCGACGACAAGTCGTTCAACGCGTCCGCCTGGGCCGGCCTGGAGGCCGCCAAGGCCGAGGCCAGCAACATCAGCACGAAGTTCACCGCGTCCAACGCGATCGCGGACTACGAGCCGAACCTGACCGACTTCGCGGCGCAGAAGTGCAACCTGATCCTCGCGGTCGGCGGTCTGATGACCGACGCCACGAAGAAGATCGCGGCGGCGAACCCGGGCTCGCAGTTCGCGATCGTCGACGCGGCGATCCCGGACCAGACGAACGTCTACCCGCTGCAGTTCGACACCGCGCAGGCGTCGTACCTGGCCGGTTACCTGGCCGCGGGCTACTCGAAGTCCGGCACGGTGGCCACCTACGGCGGCATGAACATCCCGCCGGTGACCATCTTCATGGACGGCTTCGTCGACGGCGTCGCGAAGTACAACGAGGTCAAGGGCAAGTCCGTCAAGGTGCTCGGCTGGGACAAGGCCACCCAGAAGGGCACGTTCGCGGAGGACTTCACCAGCCAGGCCAAGGGCAAGGCGATCTCCGACACGTTCGTCGGCCAGGGCGCGGACGTGATCCTGCCGGTCGCCGGCGGCACCGGCCTGGGTACCGCGGCCGCGGCCGCGGAGTCCGGCGGCAAGTACAGCGTGATCTGGGTCGACTCGGACGGCTGCGAGGTCGCGGCGCAGTACTGCTCCGCGTTCCTGAGCACGGTCGTGAAGAGCGTCTCCGGCGGCGTCAAGGACGCGGCGCTGAAGGGCTCGAAGGGCGAGAAGCTGGACGCGGCCGTCGGCTACAAGGGCACGCTGGAGAACGGCGGCGTCGCGCTCGGTGCCTACCACGAGTTCGACAGCAAGGTCCCGGCCGAGCTGAAGACCGAGATCGAGCAGCTCAAGGCGGACATCATCGCCGGCACGATCAAGGTTGAGTCGGCCGCCGCGCCGAAGTGA
- a CDS encoding ABC transporter permease, with amino-acid sequence MKVEESRRELTAGRIVTAIWSANTVTVTVLAIIAALLIGAVLIILSDPDVLATYGYFTARPSDALTASWELVSEAYANLFKGAIFDPDATSATTALRPISETLTYAAPIVFTGLAVTLAFRGGLFNIGAQGQAVMGCIVAALAGFLIPLPVGVHLVVALVAGAAGGAFWGFLPGILKARFGAHEVITSIMLNYIAGLFLGWIIMQPGVHDPDRTDAISRPVDSSAHLPGLLGGDQRVHLGIVLAALATWGVSWLLNRSTFGFELRAVGANPDAAKTAGISVTATYTMLMVVSGGLAGLGGATQVLGTGYALNPLVAGNIGFDGLLVALLGRGKPWGVLWAAILFGALRAGGNRMQSYASVSLELVTVLQALIVIFIAAPALVKAIFRLRAARAARLSASIAKGW; translated from the coding sequence ATGAAGGTGGAAGAGTCCCGGCGTGAGCTCACCGCCGGGCGGATCGTGACGGCCATCTGGTCGGCGAACACGGTCACCGTGACGGTGCTGGCGATCATCGCGGCGCTGCTGATCGGCGCCGTGCTGATCATCCTGTCCGACCCGGACGTGCTGGCCACCTACGGCTACTTCACGGCCCGGCCGTCGGACGCGCTGACCGCGAGCTGGGAGCTGGTCAGCGAGGCGTACGCGAACCTCTTCAAGGGTGCGATCTTCGACCCGGACGCGACCTCGGCCACCACCGCGCTGCGGCCGATCTCGGAGACCCTGACCTACGCCGCCCCGATCGTGTTCACCGGCCTCGCGGTCACGCTCGCGTTCCGCGGCGGCCTGTTCAACATCGGCGCCCAGGGCCAGGCGGTCATGGGCTGCATCGTGGCCGCGCTGGCCGGCTTCCTGATCCCGCTGCCGGTCGGTGTGCACCTGGTGGTGGCGCTGGTGGCGGGCGCGGCCGGCGGCGCGTTCTGGGGCTTCCTGCCCGGCATCCTGAAGGCCCGGTTCGGCGCGCACGAGGTGATCACCTCGATCATGCTGAACTACATCGCCGGCCTGTTCCTGGGCTGGATCATCATGCAGCCCGGCGTGCACGACCCGGACCGGACGGACGCGATCAGCCGGCCGGTCGACTCCTCCGCGCATCTGCCCGGCCTGCTCGGCGGCGACCAGCGGGTGCACCTCGGCATCGTGCTGGCCGCGCTCGCCACCTGGGGCGTGTCCTGGCTGCTCAACCGCTCCACGTTCGGCTTCGAGCTGCGCGCGGTCGGTGCGAACCCGGACGCGGCGAAGACCGCCGGGATCAGCGTCACCGCGACGTACACGATGCTGATGGTGGTCTCGGGCGGTCTGGCCGGCCTCGGCGGCGCCACCCAGGTGCTCGGCACCGGGTACGCGCTGAACCCGCTGGTCGCCGGCAACATCGGCTTCGACGGCCTGCTGGTCGCGCTGCTCGGCCGCGGCAAGCCGTGGGGCGTGCTGTGGGCCGCGATCCTGTTCGGCGCGCTGCGCGCGGGCGGCAACCGCATGCAGTCGTACGCCAGCGTCTCGCTCGAGCTGGTCACCGTGCTGCAGGCGCTCATCGTCATCTTCATCGCGGCGCCCGCCCTGGTGAAGGCCATCTTCCGGCTCCGGGCCGCGCGTGCGGCCCGGCTGTCCGCCAGCATCGCGAAGGGTTGGTGA
- a CDS encoding DUF305 domain-containing protein yields the protein MRLTDRRVLIGAGAFVVLAVAATGIALASTPDGDGPGAAPAASAAAPAPQRSALLPGRPGESARVVLPTPPPPGSEAPGATDPWNQADADFLRKMIPHHQQALEISALAPGRAANPQLVALAERISDTQTLEIGSFRGWLRQHNLGEDLPGHDHSTMPGMQSAERMAELAALKGDEFDRRFVEMMTDHHAGAIAMANEALRAGTNTWILQTATSVAHEQGVEIDRMSAIVIG from the coding sequence ATGCGACTGACGGACCGGCGGGTCCTCATCGGTGCCGGAGCGTTCGTGGTGCTGGCGGTCGCCGCCACCGGCATCGCGCTCGCGTCCACGCCGGACGGTGACGGCCCCGGCGCCGCACCCGCGGCCAGCGCCGCCGCACCCGCGCCGCAGCGCTCGGCGCTCCTGCCCGGCCGTCCCGGTGAGTCCGCGCGGGTCGTCCTGCCCACCCCGCCGCCGCCCGGCTCCGAGGCACCCGGCGCCACCGACCCGTGGAACCAGGCCGACGCCGACTTCCTGCGCAAGATGATCCCGCACCACCAGCAGGCCCTGGAGATCTCCGCGCTGGCCCCCGGCCGGGCCGCCAACCCGCAGCTGGTCGCGCTGGCCGAGCGCATCTCGGACACCCAGACACTGGAGATCGGCTCGTTCCGCGGCTGGCTGCGCCAGCACAACCTCGGCGAGGACCTGCCCGGCCACGACCACAGCACGATGCCCGGCATGCAGAGCGCGGAGCGGATGGCCGAGCTGGCCGCGCTGAAGGGCGACGAGTTCGACCGCCGCTTCGTGGAGATGATGACCGACCACCACGCCGGCGCGATCGCGATGGCCAACGAGGCCCTCCGCGCCGGCACCAACACCTGGATCCTGCAGACCGCCACCTCCGTCGCCCACGAGCAGGGCGTCGAGATCGACCGGATGAGCGCCATCGTCATCGGCTGA
- a CDS encoding ABC transporter ATP-binding protein, with amino-acid sequence MDLTVEPGEIHALLGENGAGKSTLMNVLYGLLQPDEGEIVVDGEPVQIKGPRDAIAAGIGMVHQHFMLVPVFDVAENVMLGAEHVKGGTLGWLDRRRARKEISEVSERYGLRVDPDALVEDLPVGVQQRVEIIKALTRNVDLLILDEPTAVLTPQETEELLAVMRTLKASGKSIVFITHKLQEVKAIADRITVIRRGRTVGTASPSASKDELAALMVGRDVVLEVQKAPATPGEPVLEVAGLTVRDDRGTVQVAGVDLTVRAGEVLGIAGVQGNGQTELIEALMGLREIEAGTVTLAGAPMTGRSTRQVLRAGVGYVPEDRSVDGVVKEFSVAENLVLDVYDQAPYARGMVLNPERIAANAAERIEKFDVRTPSADAPVGTLSGGNQQKVIVAREMSRPLKLFIACQPTRGVDVGSIEFIHAQIVHERDIGTGVLLVSSELDEVIGLADRIAVMYRGRILAIVGPDTPVEKIGLLMAGVTEDAA; translated from the coding sequence ATCGACCTGACGGTGGAGCCGGGAGAGATCCACGCCCTGCTGGGCGAGAACGGCGCGGGCAAGTCGACGCTGATGAACGTGCTCTACGGGCTGCTGCAGCCGGACGAGGGCGAGATCGTGGTCGACGGCGAACCCGTGCAGATCAAGGGTCCGCGGGACGCGATCGCGGCCGGCATCGGCATGGTGCACCAGCACTTCATGCTGGTCCCGGTCTTCGACGTGGCGGAGAACGTGATGCTCGGCGCCGAGCACGTCAAGGGCGGCACGTTGGGCTGGCTGGACCGACGCCGGGCGCGCAAGGAGATCAGCGAGGTCTCCGAGCGGTACGGCCTGCGCGTCGACCCGGACGCGCTGGTCGAGGACCTGCCGGTCGGCGTGCAGCAGCGCGTCGAGATCATCAAGGCGCTCACCCGCAACGTCGACCTGCTGATCCTGGACGAGCCGACCGCCGTGCTCACGCCGCAGGAGACCGAGGAGCTCCTGGCGGTGATGCGCACGCTCAAGGCGTCCGGCAAGTCGATCGTCTTCATCACCCACAAGCTCCAGGAGGTGAAGGCGATCGCGGACCGGATCACCGTGATCCGGCGCGGCAGGACCGTCGGCACCGCGTCCCCGTCCGCGAGCAAGGACGAGCTGGCCGCGCTCATGGTCGGCCGCGACGTGGTGCTGGAGGTGCAGAAGGCACCGGCCACGCCGGGCGAGCCGGTGCTGGAGGTCGCCGGGCTGACGGTCCGCGACGACCGCGGCACCGTGCAGGTGGCGGGCGTGGACCTGACCGTGCGCGCCGGTGAGGTGCTGGGCATCGCGGGCGTGCAGGGCAACGGCCAGACCGAGCTGATCGAGGCGCTGATGGGCCTGCGCGAGATCGAGGCCGGCACGGTCACGCTGGCGGGTGCGCCGATGACCGGCCGCTCCACCCGGCAGGTGCTGCGGGCCGGCGTCGGCTACGTGCCCGAGGACCGCAGCGTGGACGGCGTGGTCAAGGAGTTCTCCGTCGCCGAGAACCTGGTGCTGGACGTCTACGACCAGGCGCCGTACGCGCGCGGCATGGTGCTGAACCCGGAGCGGATCGCGGCGAACGCGGCCGAGCGGATCGAGAAGTTCGACGTGCGCACGCCGTCCGCGGACGCACCGGTCGGCACGCTCTCCGGCGGTAACCAGCAGAAGGTGATCGTGGCGCGGGAGATGTCCCGGCCGCTGAAGCTGTTCATCGCCTGCCAGCCCACCCGCGGCGTGGACGTCGGCTCGATCGAGTTCATCCACGCCCAGATCGTCCACGAGCGGGACATCGGCACCGGCGTGCTGCTGGTCTCCAGCGAGCTGGACGAGGTGATCGGGCTCGCGGACCGGATCGCGGTCATGTACCGGGGCCGGATCCTCGCGATCGTCGGCCCGGACACCCCGGTGGAGAAGATCGGCCTGCTGATGGCCGGCGTTACAGAGGACGCGGCATGA
- a CDS encoding CBU_0592 family membrane protein: MDISLIAILGWAGAGVLLLAYALVSTKRLTGDGWRFQVLNLAGGLALAVNSAWFGAWPSAALNVVWVAIGTVAIARIAAARKRTAPTA; this comes from the coding sequence ATGGACATCTCGCTGATCGCGATCCTGGGCTGGGCCGGTGCCGGCGTGCTGCTGCTGGCCTACGCGCTGGTCTCCACGAAACGTCTGACCGGCGACGGCTGGCGGTTCCAGGTGCTGAACCTGGCCGGTGGCCTCGCGCTCGCCGTCAACTCGGCCTGGTTCGGCGCCTGGCCGTCCGCCGCGCTGAACGTCGTCTGGGTCGCGATCGGCACGGTCGCCATCGCCCGCATCGCCGCCGCCCGGAAGCGGACCGCGCCGACCGCCTGA